One part of the Amphiura filiformis chromosome 5, Afil_fr2py, whole genome shotgun sequence genome encodes these proteins:
- the LOC140152238 gene encoding 6-pyruvoyl tetrahydrobiopterin synthase-like, with protein MNGVNSFVRHVVYMSRKEKFSAGHRLCSKHLTEEENLKWFGKCYNPNGHGHNYTVVVTLKGKLDPVTGMIINFNELSACMKKAIVEPLDHKNLNVEVEFFKDRTTTTENVAVYVWQEMKKVMTDPSMLHEVRVKSTDKNTAIYRGESC; from the exons ATGAACGGAGTCAATAGCTTTGTCAGGCATGTTGTGTATATGAGTCGCAAAGAGAAATTCAGCGCTGGACATCGGCTATGCAG TAAACATTTGACAGAAGAGGAAAACCTCAAATGGTTTGGAAAATGTTACAATCCAAATGGTCACGGACACAATTATACAG TTGTTGTGACACTAAAGGGCAAG TTGGATCCAGTGACCGGAATGATAATAAACTTCAATGAACTCTCTGCATGCATGAAG AAAGCTATTGTGGAACCACTGGACCATAAGAACCTAAACGTAGAGGTGGAATTCTTTAAAGATCGAACTACTACAACAGAGAATGTGGCCGTGTATGTTTGGCAAGAAATGAAGAAAGTTATGACGGATCCCTCTATGTTGCACGAAGTTAGGGTTAAAAGCACGGATAAGAACACGGCTATTTATCGAGGAGAAAGTTGCTAA